From Nitrospira sp., a single genomic window includes:
- a CDS encoding formylglycine-generating enzyme family protein: protein MKLSITVAAALLMLLQFSGPSLANHESSAQPPLWTPLDEVESMATMDVPGGMVTVPAGEFIMGSDPRKDPAAGPQEQPLHRVTLDAFEIDRYEVSNVEYLRFVLSTGASWPQFWRAKPFPDKMATHPVINVSWQEADAYCRWAGKRLPTEAEWEKAARGSDGRMFPWGDEPAGWIKSNIAHPGSKRGAKYPPLANINRYDKGVSPYGVYQLAGNVSEWVSDWFDPDYYRKGINENPKGPDVGELKVFRGGSWNEDPEVARSAGRNGGEPTRKSYLTGFRCARSSQQLSAGTVLTTEVVVPSQPAPHHPH from the coding sequence GTGAAGCTGAGCATAACGGTGGCAGCGGCATTATTGATGCTTCTTCAGTTTTCGGGGCCGTCGCTCGCCAATCATGAATCCTCGGCACAGCCTCCGCTCTGGACGCCGCTGGACGAGGTCGAGTCCATGGCCACAATGGACGTGCCGGGCGGCATGGTCACAGTGCCGGCCGGCGAGTTCATCATGGGCAGCGATCCCCGAAAGGATCCGGCGGCAGGGCCGCAAGAGCAGCCGCTGCACCGGGTCACGCTCGATGCGTTTGAGATCGACCGCTACGAGGTCTCGAACGTGGAGTACCTCAGATTCGTGCTGTCCACCGGCGCGAGCTGGCCGCAGTTCTGGCGAGCCAAGCCGTTCCCCGACAAGATGGCCACCCATCCGGTGATCAATGTCAGTTGGCAGGAGGCCGATGCCTATTGCCGCTGGGCGGGCAAGCGCCTGCCCACCGAAGCGGAGTGGGAGAAGGCGGCCCGGGGCTCCGATGGCCGGATGTTTCCTTGGGGGGATGAACCGGCCGGCTGGATCAAGAGTAACATCGCGCATCCCGGGTCGAAACGGGGCGCTAAGTATCCGCCGTTGGCGAACATCAATCGCTATGACAAAGGGGTGAGTCCCTACGGGGTCTACCAGCTGGCCGGCAACGTCAGCGAGTGGGTGTCGGATTGGTTCGATCCGGATTATTACCGTAAAGGGATTAATGAGAACCCGAAAGGTCCTGATGTCGGAGAACTCAAGGTGTTCCGCGGCGGGTCGTGGAATGAAGATCCGGAAGTAGCCCGGTCCGCCGGACGCAACGGCGGAGAGCCGACAAGAAAGAGTTATCTCACGGGGTTTCGTTGTGCCAGATCATCTCAGCAGCTGAGTGCCGGGACGGTGTTGACGACGGAGGTTGTCGTCCCTTCGCAGCCGGCGCCGCATCATCCGCATTAA